In Pengzhenrongella sicca, a single genomic region encodes these proteins:
- a CDS encoding LURP-one-related/scramblase family protein: MSVQGLVGITRFGVMQTITLMVNRYEIRALGPNNEPGELLAYAQQKRMAFKEQVTFYTGEDRQTPVFSFKARQRLDLGATYDVTDAAGLPIGSFHKDFGKSLLRSTWDLNAPGVSAVGQERNYAIALLRRVWELIPIIGEFPLPFVFHFDFTDGAGRVVMTSERRHSLRDKYVITVPDGALDSRVAAAMAVALDALQSR, translated from the coding sequence ATGAGCGTGCAGGGTCTGGTTGGAATCACGCGGTTCGGCGTCATGCAGACGATCACGCTGATGGTGAACCGGTACGAGATCCGTGCGCTCGGCCCGAACAACGAGCCCGGCGAGCTGCTCGCGTACGCGCAGCAGAAGCGCATGGCGTTCAAGGAGCAGGTCACGTTCTACACGGGCGAGGACCGGCAGACCCCCGTGTTCTCGTTCAAGGCCCGCCAGCGCCTTGACCTCGGCGCGACCTACGACGTCACGGATGCCGCGGGCCTGCCGATCGGCTCGTTCCACAAGGACTTCGGCAAGTCCCTGCTGCGCTCGACGTGGGACCTGAACGCCCCGGGGGTCAGCGCCGTCGGGCAGGAGCGCAACTACGCCATCGCCCTGCTGCGCCGAGTCTGGGAGCTCATCCCGATCATCGGCGAGTTCCCGCTGCCCTTCGTCTTCCACTTCGACTTCACCGACGGCGCCGGCCGCGTGGTCATGACGTCCGAGCGCCGGCACTCGCTGCGCGACAAGTACGTGATCACCGTGCCCGACGGCGCCCTCGACTCGCGCGTCGCCGCCGCGATGGCGGTCGCGCTGGACGCGCTCCAGTCCCGCTGA
- a CDS encoding ferredoxin reductase family protein: protein MSAAVISNQPSLAAAPRPLHGPVRRTWWSGAVGLAVWACLLFVVALWVSNSGVQALGQGLGSALTSTGRLTGLVSSALLLVQVIAMARVPWIERALGQDRLAHWHRLVGFTSFNLMLAHILLITLGYASLAQTGALGELWSLVTTAPGMLLAAAGTVCLVMIVVTSIRAARRRLRYESWHLLHLYAYLGAGLALPHQLWTGTDFLFSPWATAFWWALYAAALASVLVYRVAVPLAASRRQRLVVSRVVPEGPGVVTVYLTGRRVATLRVSAGQFFVWRFKTGTGWTRGHPLSLSAAPTSAGLRVTIGTHGDDGARLASITVGTPVLIEGPYGRLTADTRVRPRLVVFAAGLGIAPLLALLQEAAGDRLPATLVYRARSADELALRADVEQLAATSGLRVIELLGSRSRIGASWLPAQFGHVPGPEAVRRLIPDLPDHDVFVCGPAPWARAVVADLRAAGVAPEAIHLELFALE from the coding sequence ATGAGTGCCGCCGTCATCTCGAATCAGCCGTCCCTCGCCGCCGCCCCGCGGCCGCTGCACGGTCCAGTGCGTCGTACGTGGTGGAGCGGGGCCGTGGGGCTCGCCGTGTGGGCGTGCCTGCTGTTCGTGGTCGCGCTGTGGGTGTCGAACTCCGGCGTCCAGGCGCTCGGCCAGGGCCTGGGTTCGGCGCTGACCTCGACCGGGCGCCTGACGGGGCTGGTGAGCTCGGCCCTGCTGCTGGTGCAGGTGATCGCGATGGCGCGCGTCCCGTGGATCGAGCGGGCGTTGGGCCAGGATCGGCTGGCGCACTGGCACCGCCTGGTCGGGTTCACCTCGTTCAACCTGATGCTTGCGCACATCCTGCTGATCACGCTCGGCTACGCCTCGCTCGCCCAGACCGGGGCGCTGGGGGAGCTCTGGTCCCTGGTGACCACGGCGCCTGGCATGCTGCTCGCGGCCGCCGGCACCGTGTGCCTCGTCATGATCGTCGTCACCTCGATCCGGGCCGCGCGACGCCGGTTGCGCTACGAGTCGTGGCACCTGCTGCACCTGTACGCGTACCTCGGCGCGGGCCTGGCGCTGCCGCACCAACTCTGGACCGGCACCGACTTCCTCTTCTCGCCGTGGGCGACCGCGTTCTGGTGGGCGCTGTACGCGGCGGCGCTTGCGTCCGTGCTCGTCTACCGGGTCGCCGTGCCGCTCGCGGCGTCCCGCCGGCAGCGGCTGGTGGTCAGCCGCGTCGTGCCCGAGGGGCCCGGCGTCGTCACCGTGTACCTGACGGGCCGGCGCGTCGCGACGCTGCGCGTCAGCGCCGGGCAGTTCTTCGTCTGGCGGTTCAAGACGGGCACGGGCTGGACCCGCGGCCACCCGCTGTCGCTCTCCGCCGCGCCGACGAGCGCCGGCCTGCGCGTGACGATCGGCACGCACGGCGACGACGGCGCGCGGCTCGCGTCGATCACCGTCGGCACCCCGGTGCTGATCGAGGGCCCCTACGGTCGGCTCACCGCCGACACGCGGGTGCGCCCACGGCTGGTGGTGTTCGCGGCGGGGCTGGGGATCGCGCCGCTGCTCGCCCTGCTGCAGGAGGCGGCCGGCGACCGCCTGCCGGCCACCCTGGTGTACCGCGCTCGCTCGGCGGACGAGCTCGCCCTGCGCGCCGACGTCGAGCAGCTCGCCGCGACCTCGGGCCTGCGGGTCATCGAGCTGCTCGGCTCGCGCAGCCGGATCGGGGCGAGCTGGCTGCCCGCGCAGTTCGGCCACGTGCCCGGTCCAGAGGCGGTCCGCCGGTTGATCCCCGACCTGCCGGACCACGACGTCTTCGTCTGCGGGCCAGCGCCGTGGGCGCGGGCCGTCGTCGCCGACCTTCGCGCGGCTGGCGTGGCCCCGGAGGCGATCCACCTGGAGCTGTTCGCCCTCGAGTAG
- a CDS encoding class I SAM-dependent methyltransferase, whose product MRQTTRWEAKAAADPEHSRWYVERFRRMAAGGADLAGEARMIDAMIGRGSRVLDGGCGPGRVGAELAARGHTVVGVDVDPVLIEAAQADHPGSHWLVFDLAELDLPARGVPEPFDIAVVAGNVLTFLAPGSEVEVLRRLGVHVGATGRVVVGFGAGRGYEFPVFFADVAAAGLVVDATFSTWDLRPFAPTSDFLVAILSPAG is encoded by the coding sequence ATGCGACAGACGACGCGATGGGAAGCCAAGGCGGCCGCCGACCCCGAGCACTCGCGCTGGTACGTCGAGCGGTTCCGGCGGATGGCCGCCGGCGGCGCCGACCTCGCCGGCGAGGCGCGGATGATCGACGCGATGATCGGGCGCGGCTCGCGCGTGCTCGACGGCGGCTGCGGCCCGGGCCGCGTGGGGGCCGAGCTCGCCGCGCGCGGGCACACGGTCGTCGGCGTCGACGTCGATCCCGTGCTCATCGAGGCGGCGCAGGCCGACCACCCCGGGTCCCACTGGCTCGTCTTCGACCTGGCGGAGCTGGACCTGCCCGCCCGGGGCGTGCCAGAGCCGTTCGACATCGCCGTCGTCGCCGGGAACGTGCTGACCTTCCTGGCCCCCGGCTCCGAGGTGGAGGTGCTGCGGCGGCTCGGCGTGCACGTCGGCGCGACCGGGCGGGTCGTCGTCGGGTTCGGGGCCGGCCGCGGCTACGAGTTCCCCGTGTTCTTCGCCGACGTCGCGGCCGCGGGCCTGGTGGTCGATGCCACGTTCTCGACGTGGGACCTGCGCCCGTTCGCGCCGACGTCGGACTTCCTGGTCGCAATCCTGAGCCCCGCCGGCTGA
- a CDS encoding type II toxin-antitoxin system PemK/MazF family toxin — protein sequence MTAAALTRGTVAWAELDGRGHEQAGRRPVLIVASNAYLATITSLAVVLPLTTVDRGWPNHVLMRGRHGLDRPSWAMTEQVRTISRARIVGAAGVVDAASLRDVDVYLRDFLGL from the coding sequence GTGACGGCAGCCGCCCTGACCCGCGGAACCGTGGCATGGGCCGAGCTCGACGGACGCGGGCACGAGCAGGCAGGTCGGCGGCCGGTCCTGATCGTCGCGTCGAACGCCTATCTCGCGACCATCACCTCGCTCGCCGTCGTGTTGCCGCTGACGACGGTCGACCGTGGCTGGCCGAACCACGTGCTGATGCGAGGTCGGCACGGGCTCGACCGGCCGAGCTGGGCCATGACGGAGCAGGTGCGCACCATCTCGCGCGCCCGGATCGTCGGGGCAGCGGGCGTCGTCGACGCGGCGAGCCTGCGCGACGTCGACGTCTACCTGCGGGACTTCCTCGGGCTCTGA
- a CDS encoding ribbon-helix-helix protein, CopG family has product MSATTIKIDSAVRDRLTAHARKRGVSTGSFVEELLEAWTREERFAAIRAAMSQTAPELAASYQEDLVALDHLASDGLHP; this is encoded by the coding sequence ATGTCGGCGACAACCATCAAGATCGACTCGGCAGTGCGGGACCGCCTGACGGCACACGCGCGTAAGCGGGGGGTGAGCACGGGCAGCTTCGTCGAAGAGCTGCTCGAGGCCTGGACGCGCGAGGAGCGCTTCGCGGCGATCCGCGCGGCCATGAGCCAGACCGCACCCGAGCTCGCCGCGTCCTACCAGGAGGACCTGGTCGCACTGGATCACCTGGCGAGCGACGGCCTCCACCCGTGA